One region of Pseudomonas glycinae genomic DNA includes:
- the serA gene encoding phosphoglycerate dehydrogenase: MSKTSLDKSKIKFLLLEGVHQSAVDVLKAAGYTSIEYLTGSLPEAQLKEKIADAHFIGIRSRTQLTEEIFDHAKKLVAVGCFCIGTNQVDLEAARERGIAVFNAPYSNTRSVAELVLAEAILLLRGIPEKNASCHRGGWIKSAANSFEIRGKKLGIVGYGSIGTQLSVLAEGLGMQVFFYDTVTKLPLGNATQVGNLHELLGMSDIVTLHVPETAATQWMIGEKEIRAIKKGGILINAARGTVVELDHLAAAIKDKHLIGAAIDVFPVEPRSNDEEFESPLRGLDNVILTPHIGGSTAEAQANIGLEVAEKLVKYSDNGTSVSSVNFPEVALPAHPGKHRLLHIHENIPGVMSEINKVFAENGINISGQFLQTNEKVGYVVIDVDAEYSELAQEKLQHVNGTIRSRVLF; encoded by the coding sequence ATGAGCAAGACTTCTCTCGATAAGAGCAAGATCAAGTTCCTTCTTCTCGAAGGCGTCCACCAATCGGCTGTCGACGTCCTCAAGGCGGCGGGCTACACCAGCATCGAATACCTGACAGGCTCCCTGCCGGAAGCCCAGCTCAAGGAAAAGATCGCTGACGCTCACTTCATCGGCATTCGCTCACGCACCCAGCTGACCGAAGAGATCTTCGATCACGCGAAGAAGCTGGTCGCGGTCGGCTGTTTCTGCATCGGCACCAACCAGGTTGACCTGGAAGCGGCCCGCGAGCGCGGCATCGCCGTGTTCAACGCACCGTACTCCAACACCCGCTCCGTGGCCGAGCTGGTGCTGGCCGAAGCGATCCTGCTGCTGCGCGGCATCCCTGAGAAAAACGCTTCCTGCCACCGTGGCGGCTGGATCAAGTCCGCAGCCAACTCCTTCGAGATCCGTGGCAAGAAACTGGGCATCGTCGGCTACGGCTCGATCGGTACTCAGCTGTCGGTCCTGGCTGAAGGTCTGGGCATGCAGGTGTTCTTCTACGACACCGTGACCAAGCTGCCACTGGGCAATGCCACCCAGGTCGGCAACCTGCACGAGCTGCTGGGCATGTCCGACATCGTCACCCTGCACGTTCCGGAAACCGCTGCGACCCAGTGGATGATCGGCGAGAAGGAAATCCGCGCCATCAAGAAGGGCGGCATCCTGATCAACGCTGCACGCGGCACCGTGGTCGAACTGGATCACCTGGCCGCTGCGATCAAGGACAAGCACCTGATCGGCGCCGCCATCGACGTGTTCCCGGTCGAGCCGCGCTCCAACGACGAAGAGTTCGAAAGCCCGCTGCGTGGCCTGGACAACGTGATCCTGACCCCGCACATCGGCGGCTCCACCGCTGAAGCGCAGGCCAACATCGGTCTGGAAGTGGCAGAAAAACTGGTCAAGTACAGCGACAACGGTACTTCGGTATCGTCGGTGAACTTCCCGGAAGTGGCCCTGCCGGCGCACCCTGGCAAGCACCGCCTGCTGCACATCCACGAGAACATCCCGGGTGTGATGAGCGAGATCAACAAGGTCTTCGCCGAAAACGGCATCAACATCTCCGGTCAGTTCCTGCAGACCAACGAGAAGGTCGGCTACGTGGTGATCGACGTCGACGCCGAGTACTCGGAACTGGCGCAAGAGAAGCTGC